In bacterium, a genomic segment contains:
- a CDS encoding methyltransferase domain-containing protein has translation MFLLFLIGYPVTGPGAYADTKDVPVPAWRIERDIQRFKLVATDNVMKLLSIRPGMTILDIGAGTGQFSYEFARRLDGTGKVYATDTNDFCIDYMSEEADRRGLKNLQPVLVKRDGVDGFYGKHRYDLVAMFHLSLVNADQVDYFRELRGFLAEDGRLVLILYKIPTPFSPYDFTGDFPGLIRELSLEPPESPYYKILKGSTRKLITDNPGAEPSEALKNAIVEDFKEALVDPGFSAHFFKGSVFRKEAAFSPAEERYADWLLLPFHDNSALKRRIKPGNASGAGRVKTINKLLLMQRFRKYLKSDGLFRSGFPSPVRAALEKAGYRVDREYPDLIPFEDMIVLSARQ, from the coding sequence GTGTTCCTGTTGTTCCTGATCGGATATCCGGTCACGGGGCCGGGAGCATATGCCGACACGAAAGACGTTCCGGTCCCGGCTTGGAGGATAGAGCGGGACATCCAGCGCTTCAAGTTGGTCGCCACCGATAACGTTATGAAATTACTGTCGATCCGGCCGGGAATGACCATCCTCGACATAGGGGCGGGAACGGGTCAATTTTCGTATGAGTTCGCCAGAAGATTGGATGGAACGGGAAAGGTCTACGCGACGGATACAAACGACTTCTGCATAGACTATATGAGCGAGGAAGCGGATCGAAGAGGCCTGAAAAATCTCCAGCCCGTCCTCGTCAAGAGGGATGGGGTGGACGGGTTTTACGGAAAACACAGGTATGACCTGGTCGCCATGTTCCACCTCTCCCTGGTCAATGCGGATCAGGTCGACTATTTCCGGGAGTTGAGAGGCTTCCTGGCGGAAGATGGACGGCTCGTTCTCATCCTGTACAAGATTCCCACCCCGTTTTCGCCGTACGATTTCACGGGGGATTTCCCGGGATTGATCCGGGAGTTGTCGCTGGAGCCTCCGGAGAGCCCGTATTACAAGATCTTGAAGGGATCAACGAGAAAGTTGATTACCGACAATCCGGGGGCGGAACCATCCGAGGCGCTGAAAAACGCCATCGTCGAAGATTTCAAGGAGGCACTTGTCGACCCCGGTTTTTCGGCCCATTTCTTCAAGGGATCGGTCTTCAGGAAGGAAGCGGCCTTTTCTCCGGCGGAAGAGCGTTATGCCGATTGGCTCCTGCTTCCATTCCACGACAACAGCGCACTGAAACGGCGCATAAAGCCGGGGAACGCGTCGGGAGCCGGCCGGGTCAAAACGATCAACAAGTTGCTCCTCATGCAGAGATTTCGCAAGTACCTCAAGAGCGACGGCCTGTTCCGATCCGGCTTTCCGTCTCCTGTGAGAGCCGCTCTTGAAAAGGCCGGGTACAGGGTCGACCGGGAGTACCCCGACCTCATCCCCTTCGAGGACATGATCGTCCTGTCGGCGCGGCAGTAG
- a CDS encoding class I SAM-dependent methyltransferase yields the protein MEKIRETRLRQIGKLILPAIVIFAAASFPRPGYGADAAEVTDWRISREADHFRSVATDRFMELLALGPGMTILDIGTGTGQFALWFAERLEGKGKVFATDIDNGCIHRLKEEAGRRGVDNLYPVLVNPKGVDAFYGRQKYDLVTMIHVPIPDRVDYLAEMRNYLAEDARVIVVVYKKAAAFSSEDLAGRFPDLLRDLSSEPADSPFRTGLRESTRRWLSRKEPAAEPDEALRRAVVEDFNRMASDTRFGLGFIDGSAIRKEVAFTSAERSFAEYLLVFLIEEKVFDKRAEKFSGRSPGPTDSSKASRVARRLNNLLFFQRFRKHLDKDRLFTPGMTRKMKGDFEKAGYRLEKEHLDIMPFEDVLVFR from the coding sequence ATGGAAAAAATCCGGGAAACCCGTCTCCGGCAAATCGGGAAGCTTATTCTTCCGGCGATCGTGATCTTCGCGGCGGCGTCGTTCCCGCGCCCGGGGTATGGCGCGGATGCGGCCGAGGTCACGGATTGGCGGATTTCGCGCGAGGCGGATCATTTCCGAAGCGTGGCAACGGACCGGTTCATGGAACTCCTGGCGCTTGGACCGGGAATGACCATACTCGACATAGGAACGGGAACCGGCCAATTCGCTCTCTGGTTTGCGGAACGCCTGGAGGGAAAGGGGAAGGTGTTCGCGACCGACATCGACAACGGCTGCATCCATCGCCTGAAGGAAGAAGCCGGGCGGAGAGGGGTTGATAACCTCTATCCCGTTCTCGTCAATCCCAAGGGCGTTGATGCGTTTTACGGTCGGCAAAAATACGACCTGGTAACGATGATCCATGTGCCCATCCCCGACAGGGTGGACTATCTCGCCGAGATGAGGAACTATTTGGCGGAAGATGCCCGTGTAATCGTTGTTGTCTATAAAAAGGCGGCGGCGTTTTCCTCGGAAGATTTGGCCGGCCGTTTTCCGGACCTGCTCCGGGATCTGTCGTCGGAACCCGCCGATAGCCCGTTTCGGACCGGCCTTCGGGAATCGACTCGCCGATGGTTGAGCCGGAAGGAGCCGGCGGCCGAACCGGACGAAGCATTGAGGAGGGCCGTCGTCGAAGACTTCAATCGCATGGCGTCGGACACGCGTTTCGGACTGGGGTTCATCGATGGATCGGCGATAAGAAAAGAGGTGGCCTTCACTTCGGCAGAGAGGAGTTTTGCGGAGTACCTGCTCGTGTTCCTGATCGAAGAAAAGGTGTTCGACAAGCGTGCGGAAAAGTTCTCCGGCAGGAGCCCCGGTCCGACCGATTCGAGCAAGGCGTCGCGGGTCGCACGCCGCCTCAATAACCTGCTGTTTTTCCAGAGATTCCGGAAGCATCTCGACAAGGACCGGTTGTTCACGCCCGGGATGACCCGGAAAATGAAGGGAGACTTCGAAAAGGCCGGTTATCGACTGGAGAAGGAGCATCTCGACATCATGCCGTTCGAGGACGTCCTGGTCTTCCGATGA
- a CDS encoding radical SAM protein — MTTIVRSLEEGDFRRETLAAALRLTGRDQENLFALARRRRDRYYPERIVQVRSVIEISNVCRQRCNFCNIGHRPDEWYRINRDAFLAAVSILYAKGRRFLMIQSGENGSQEFVDHVAECLRALKTRFPGMNVILCLGNLEERQYLQLKEAGAESYILKFETSSAALYRKLKPRDTLKRRLACIDSCFRAGLKVGSGDIVGLPGQTLDDLVDDLFLLGEYDFSMQSCSVFIPNERSRYRDEPMGSLDLTLDVLALMRIMYPRRLMPTTSSLEKPRPDGQHLGLMAGANTVTCHDGTPEELKRLFPIYSVKRFTPREEHLAQIVRKAGLTLP; from the coding sequence ATGACGACGATCGTCCGAAGCCTGGAAGAGGGCGATTTCCGGAGGGAGACCCTTGCCGCGGCACTCCGGCTCACGGGGAGGGATCAGGAGAATCTGTTCGCACTGGCGCGGAGGCGGCGCGACCGGTATTACCCCGAGCGGATCGTCCAGGTACGCAGTGTCATCGAGATCTCGAATGTCTGCAGGCAACGGTGCAACTTCTGCAATATCGGCCATCGCCCCGACGAGTGGTACAGGATCAACAGGGATGCGTTCCTTGCGGCGGTCTCCATCCTCTACGCGAAGGGCCGCCGTTTCCTGATGATCCAATCCGGAGAGAACGGCAGCCAGGAGTTCGTGGATCACGTCGCGGAGTGCCTGCGGGCGTTGAAGACCCGTTTTCCCGGCATGAACGTGATCCTGTGCCTCGGGAACCTGGAGGAACGGCAGTACCTCCAGTTGAAAGAGGCCGGCGCGGAGAGCTATATCCTGAAGTTCGAGACCTCCAGCGCCGCGCTGTACCGGAAGCTGAAGCCTCGCGATACCCTGAAGCGGCGCCTCGCCTGCATCGACAGCTGTTTTCGTGCCGGCCTGAAGGTCGGCAGCGGGGACATCGTGGGCCTGCCCGGCCAGACGCTCGACGACCTGGTCGACGATCTCTTCCTTCTGGGGGAATACGACTTTTCCATGCAGAGCTGCAGCGTGTTCATCCCCAACGAGAGGTCGAGGTACCGCGACGAGCCGATGGGCAGCCTGGACCTGACGCTCGACGTTCTTGCGTTGATGCGCATCATGTATCCCCGGCGCCTGATGCCGACGACCAGTTCGCTCGAGAAGCCCCGTCCGGACGGCCAGCACCTGGGGCTGATGGCGGGGGCCAACACCGTGACATGCCATGACGGCACCCCCGAGGAGCTCAAGCGCCTTTTCCCGATCTATTCCGTCAAGCGGTTCACCCCCCGGGAGGAACATCTGGCGCAGATCGTCCGCAAGGCCGGGTTGACGCTCCCATGA
- a CDS encoding radical SAM protein, translating to MNPADRADLLEIARGRVADGRRLQDAGLLATNGDFFPSVHYPPITMYPPIREEELFATYANPADLLFDVYAHIPFCPGRCLFCHYPVKYGDRPAEKERYLAALEKEMDLSLGRFGLGKIKARSILVGGGTPTFLTPGQLERFLGFFTDRLDRSRTRQFNYDVDPTTLIGPEGLERLAILKGFGVDRLTIGVQSLDPGVLGYMNRLNTVEQAMESIGNAKALGFQVNIEFIFGHPGQTLDGWIAEMERAVTLDADEIQLYRLKVEAYGDFQGAVKSFMQGKPGAMPGPEETIMMKQAAIGILSARGYHENLRRVFSRRRQDFSLYAHNQCCRLFDEIGFGLTAFSSLRDRFVLNTQHFDEYYRRIGEGRLPVNRGLVRSGEEQIRWAIVLPLKNRNVRKEHFRRVTGASLDDVFRGKIRALSDFGLVHEDRQVLELTPLGAFFADEVAQQFHNPDFLPFPRPAYAEGPLNPYRNTGVYT from the coding sequence ATGAATCCCGCCGATCGGGCGGACCTGCTGGAGATCGCGCGCGGCCGGGTGGCGGACGGAAGGAGGCTTCAGGATGCGGGGCTGCTGGCGACGAACGGCGATTTCTTCCCGTCCGTCCACTATCCTCCGATCACGATGTATCCTCCGATCCGGGAAGAGGAGCTGTTCGCGACCTACGCGAATCCGGCCGACCTGCTGTTCGATGTCTATGCTCACATCCCGTTCTGTCCCGGGCGCTGTCTCTTCTGCCACTACCCGGTGAAGTACGGTGACCGGCCCGCGGAGAAAGAGCGCTACCTCGCGGCGCTGGAAAAGGAGATGGACCTCTCCCTGGGACGATTCGGCCTCGGGAAGATCAAGGCCCGGTCGATCCTGGTCGGCGGCGGCACGCCCACGTTTCTCACGCCGGGACAGCTCGAGAGATTCCTGGGTTTCTTCACGGATCGCCTCGACAGGAGCCGGACGCGGCAGTTCAACTACGACGTCGATCCGACGACGCTCATCGGGCCGGAAGGGCTGGAGCGGCTGGCGATCCTCAAGGGCTTCGGCGTGGACCGGCTGACGATCGGGGTGCAGTCGCTGGATCCCGGGGTCCTCGGGTACATGAATCGGCTGAACACCGTCGAGCAGGCGATGGAATCGATCGGGAACGCGAAGGCCTTGGGATTCCAGGTCAATATCGAATTCATCTTCGGTCATCCGGGACAGACGCTCGACGGCTGGATTGCGGAGATGGAGCGCGCCGTCACGCTGGACGCGGACGAGATCCAGCTCTACCGCCTCAAGGTCGAAGCGTACGGGGATTTCCAGGGGGCGGTCAAATCCTTCATGCAGGGGAAGCCCGGGGCGATGCCCGGGCCGGAAGAGACGATCATGATGAAGCAGGCGGCGATCGGCATCCTTTCCGCCCGCGGCTACCATGAGAACCTGCGGCGGGTCTTCTCGCGGCGCCGGCAGGACTTCTCGCTCTACGCCCACAACCAATGCTGCCGGCTCTTCGACGAGATCGGGTTCGGGTTGACCGCGTTCAGCAGCCTGCGGGACCGCTTCGTCCTGAACACCCAGCATTTCGACGAGTATTACCGGAGGATCGGGGAAGGCAGGCTGCCGGTGAACCGGGGGCTCGTGCGGAGCGGGGAAGAACAGATCCGCTGGGCCATCGTCCTTCCCCTGAAGAACCGGAATGTCCGCAAGGAGCATTTCCGCCGGGTCACCGGCGCATCGCTCGATGACGTCTTCCGCGGAAAGATCAGGGCGCTTTCGGATTTCGGCCTGGTCCATGAGGATCGGCAGGTGCTGGAGCTCACGCCCTTGGGGGCGTTTTTCGCCGACGAGGTGGCCCAGCAGTTCCATAACCCGGACTTCCTTCCGTTCCCCCGCCCGGCGTACGCCGAGGGCCCCCTGAATCCGTATCGCAACACGGGAGTTTATACCTGA
- a CDS encoding DMT family transporter — translation MADPLGMKVVGISAALASSISWAIGTVLLKTVGDGISSPAMTLAKGVISIVLLAAVLALSGVAPMGRDALILLSLSGLLGIALSDTCFFEALKDLGPLPLVLMMLLGQVLTVVFAVLFLGERPSSTAWIGIVLVVSGIGVVLTANLSGAIRTAGLRGIAYGSLSLVGMAASTIVAKMALTDVSAMQATLVRMAAGTLGIFLLGGATGRLGAWMNPFSSTRVATQFFLAVCVVTFGGFWLSLLAIKCLDVSTANTLISTEPLFVLPLAAIFLGEKITGKAIAGTFVAVVGIALLCLSGNP, via the coding sequence GTGGCTGATCCGCTCGGAATGAAAGTCGTCGGCATCTCGGCCGCGCTCGCCTCGTCGATTTCGTGGGCGATCGGCACGGTCCTGCTGAAAACCGTCGGCGACGGGATCTCGTCGCCGGCCATGACGCTGGCCAAGGGTGTGATCAGCATCGTTCTCCTCGCCGCGGTCCTGGCCTTGAGCGGTGTTGCCCCGATGGGACGGGATGCCCTGATCCTGCTGTCCTTGAGCGGGCTGCTCGGCATCGCCCTCAGCGATACCTGTTTCTTCGAAGCCTTGAAAGACCTCGGTCCCCTGCCGCTCGTCCTGATGATGCTGCTGGGCCAGGTGCTGACCGTCGTGTTCGCGGTCCTGTTCCTGGGCGAAAGACCGTCGTCCACGGCCTGGATCGGAATTGTTCTTGTCGTATCCGGCATCGGCGTCGTACTTACGGCCAACCTCTCCGGCGCGATCCGGACCGCGGGCCTGCGGGGAATCGCGTACGGGTCGCTTTCCCTGGTCGGCATGGCGGCGTCGACCATCGTTGCAAAGATGGCACTCACCGACGTTTCGGCCATGCAGGCGACATTGGTCAGAATGGCGGCGGGGACCCTGGGCATCTTCCTTTTGGGAGGGGCGACCGGACGGCTCGGGGCGTGGATGAATCCGTTCTCGTCGACGCGGGTGGCGACGCAGTTTTTCCTTGCGGTGTGCGTGGTCACGTTCGGCGGCTTCTGGCTATCGTTGCTGGCCATAAAGTGTCTCGATGTCTCGACGGCCAACACGCTGATTTCGACGGAACCGCTTTTCGTGCTGCCCCTGGCGGCGATCTTCCTTGGAGAGAAAATCACCGGCAAGGCGATCGCGGGAACATTCGTCGCCGTCGTCGGGATTGCACTGCTCTGCCTCTCGGGAAACCCATAA
- a CDS encoding invasin domain 3-containing protein: MRGIVARLVIGSLAVLLSSLIPAPPAQGRELLRERFENVRPEILADNTVAGKDGTRRGFSLKQTEKPYRDTPTAFLDLPVVPDNASVRGAISFDLQRKAETGKRGIRTLFELLDVEGRQILAFQIQWMSDFDPLFPMLSITGDDYWVNGGGLWSQQILLDRGVAIDQWIHVDIVWDDVSKKYMLYVDGRPQDVAPKAYDWKRHTVLPDRRLDTKRRLGPGTFLPPSPVSKPFSYFLSRTAAFRIGVNSHPRKRHVAASFLSQSVLDEFVFLAGEWPKGLGGEARILSVSDDTFKVPGISGKLVAGDKVTATLIADPGGRASFDLGTIKGIPMEYVPPTPGAPGGPAVDNGTYRGSYTIRPGDDYENGHIVGRFVSVDNVAAEPVPSASKWTIDTKPAVTFKIDRTDLPADSASKARIKLAAVDANGKPVKGRHLKLTLATTDEYTGTVGAGDFGKDVGATVETRWKGETDSWGEVEFDYTAGFAAKTVILSAKDLDSGGVSVDYLTAYKEASIDIALTRPVSRAAARRGGLYLLKVEATRTELTADGRSRSVIRATLIDPTGATVAGDPVVFTLSSPNGTLRTIAGTTDSSGTATAEYVAGKKIGIVVVTATASLRGASGNVSITLLSDAPAKIWLKAKPETLPADGFSRADLSVKVTDINDNPNRDTKVEFRIAKGGGKMEYLDRITDRFGDTQNRYTSGTTPGIATVVATVRSKVPTEAELAKARNVLFVPYNPEGDEIRVEKWRKKKGDTVLAGEAVLEYTVGRSREIRVLTAPCDLTLGEILVEYWDNAEVGQSLASYVPAVQPAAGAAIAPAPARRR; the protein is encoded by the coding sequence ATGAGAGGTATCGTTGCGCGGCTGGTGATCGGATCGCTGGCCGTCCTTTTATCTTCCCTGATCCCGGCCCCCCCCGCACAAGGGCGGGAACTGCTCCGGGAGAGGTTCGAGAATGTCCGGCCCGAGATCCTCGCCGATAACACGGTAGCCGGGAAAGACGGCACCCGGCGGGGATTCTCCCTGAAGCAGACGGAGAAGCCGTATCGGGACACCCCCACGGCATTCCTGGACCTTCCCGTGGTCCCCGACAATGCGTCCGTTCGCGGGGCGATCTCCTTCGACCTCCAGAGAAAAGCCGAGACCGGAAAGCGGGGGATCCGGACCCTGTTCGAGCTCCTTGACGTCGAAGGGCGCCAGATCCTGGCGTTCCAGATCCAGTGGATGTCCGACTTCGACCCCCTCTTTCCCATGCTTTCCATAACGGGAGACGACTACTGGGTCAACGGAGGCGGCCTGTGGAGCCAGCAGATCCTTCTCGACCGGGGGGTCGCGATCGATCAGTGGATCCACGTGGACATCGTCTGGGACGACGTTTCGAAAAAGTACATGCTTTACGTGGACGGCCGCCCACAGGACGTCGCTCCGAAGGCGTACGACTGGAAACGCCACACGGTGCTGCCCGATCGCCGGCTCGACACGAAGCGCCGCCTGGGACCGGGCACGTTCCTGCCTCCGTCCCCCGTGTCCAAGCCTTTCTCTTACTTCCTCTCGCGGACCGCCGCGTTCCGGATCGGCGTCAACTCCCACCCCCGGAAGCGGCACGTCGCCGCTTCCTTCCTGTCCCAGTCGGTCCTGGACGAATTCGTCTTCCTGGCCGGCGAGTGGCCCAAGGGGCTTGGTGGAGAGGCCCGGATTCTTTCCGTGTCCGACGACACCTTCAAGGTCCCGGGGATCTCCGGCAAGCTGGTGGCGGGGGACAAGGTCACCGCGACGCTGATCGCCGACCCCGGCGGCAGGGCCTCCTTCGACCTCGGGACGATCAAGGGGATCCCGATGGAGTATGTTCCGCCGACGCCGGGCGCCCCGGGGGGCCCGGCGGTGGACAACGGGACGTACCGGGGAAGCTACACGATCCGGCCGGGGGACGATTACGAGAACGGGCATATCGTGGGCCGGTTCGTCTCCGTGGACAACGTGGCGGCGGAGCCGGTTCCATCGGCCTCGAAGTGGACGATCGACACGAAGCCGGCGGTGACGTTCAAGATCGACCGGACGGATCTTCCGGCGGACTCCGCGAGCAAGGCCCGGATCAAGCTGGCGGCGGTGGACGCGAACGGAAAACCGGTCAAGGGGCGTCACCTGAAGCTGACGCTGGCCACGACGGACGAGTACACGGGGACGGTCGGCGCGGGCGATTTCGGCAAGGATGTCGGGGCCACGGTCGAAACGCGCTGGAAGGGGGAGACCGATTCCTGGGGCGAGGTGGAGTTCGACTACACGGCCGGTTTCGCCGCGAAGACGGTCATCCTGTCCGCGAAGGACCTGGACTCCGGCGGTGTGTCGGTGGACTACCTGACGGCGTACAAGGAGGCGTCGATCGACATCGCGCTGACGCGTCCGGTCAGCCGCGCCGCTGCGAGGCGGGGGGGACTGTACCTCCTCAAGGTGGAGGCGACCCGGACGGAGCTGACGGCGGACGGGCGAAGCCGGTCGGTGATCCGCGCGACGCTTATCGACCCGACCGGGGCGACGGTGGCGGGGGACCCGGTGGTCTTCACGCTGTCGAGCCCCAACGGCACGTTGCGGACGATCGCGGGAACGACCGATTCCTCCGGTACCGCGACGGCGGAGTACGTTGCGGGGAAGAAGATCGGGATCGTGGTGGTGACGGCGACGGCCTCGCTGCGAGGCGCCTCGGGGAACGTGAGCATCACGCTGCTGTCGGACGCCCCGGCGAAGATCTGGCTGAAGGCGAAGCCGGAGACCCTTCCCGCGGACGGCTTCAGCCGCGCGGACCTGTCGGTGAAGGTGACCGACATCAACGACAACCCGAACAGGGACACGAAGGTCGAGTTCCGGATCGCCAAGGGCGGCGGGAAGATGGAGTACCTCGACCGGATCACGGACCGGTTCGGGGACACGCAGAACCGGTACACCAGCGGTACGACGCCCGGGATCGCAACGGTCGTGGCGACGGTGCGATCGAAGGTGCCGACGGAGGCGGAGCTGGCGAAGGCGCGCAACGTGCTGTTCGTGCCGTATAACCCGGAAGGGGACGAGATCCGGGTGGAGAAATGGCGGAAGAAGAAGGGGGACACGGTCCTCGCGGGCGAGGCGGTCCTGGAATACACGGTGGGCCGGAGCCGGGAGATCCGCGTGCTGACGGCTCCCTGCGACCTGACCTTGGGGGAGATCCTCGTGGAGTATTGGGACAATGCGGAGGTGGGGCAGTCGCTCGCCTCGTATGTCCCCGCGGTTCAACCGGCGGCGGGCGCGGCGATTGCGCCGGCACCCGCACGGCGGCGGTAA
- a CDS encoding methyltransferase domain-containing protein — protein MDGTARRMCASAILLAVVSITGQGAYADTRGGRPVPRRVERDLRHFKTVATDNVMDVLAIRPGMTILDIGAGTGQFAFEFAGKLKGTGRVFAADINDDCIDYIKKEAERRGLGNLHSVLVKKDGVDPFYGKYKYDLITVFHVSMTYEDQGDYFRELRGFLAEDGRLVLILYKIPTPFSPADFTVEFPGLIRELSQEPPESPFYKMLRESTRKKIGDLPGKNPPGEVRGAIVEDFNGALADSLFAAGFLDGSGFGKDVRFSPEERRYADWFSQSYAGSGFRKPDGDVRSGNTRVQRVSGYPMFSTINKLLIVQRFRKYLKRDGLFRSGFSPPVRDAFEKAGYKVDREYTDLIPFEDMIVFSSP, from the coding sequence ATGGACGGAACCGCCAGGCGGATGTGCGCATCGGCGATCTTGCTGGCCGTCGTTTCCATCACGGGCCAGGGAGCATACGCCGACACGCGGGGCGGCCGCCCGGTGCCCCGGAGGGTAGAGAGGGACCTCCGGCATTTCAAGACCGTCGCCACCGATAACGTCATGGATGTGTTGGCGATCCGGCCGGGAATGACCATTCTCGACATCGGCGCGGGAACGGGTCAGTTCGCGTTTGAATTCGCCGGGAAATTGAAGGGAACGGGAAGGGTCTTTGCCGCGGACATCAATGACGACTGCATAGACTATATAAAGAAGGAAGCGGAACGAAGGGGCCTGGGCAATCTCCATTCCGTCCTCGTCAAGAAGGACGGGGTGGATCCGTTTTACGGAAAATACAAATACGACCTGATCACCGTGTTCCATGTTTCCATGACCTATGAGGATCAGGGCGACTATTTCCGGGAGTTGAGGGGCTTCCTCGCGGAAGATGGGCGGCTCGTCCTCATCCTGTACAAGATTCCCACGCCTTTTTCCCCCGCGGACTTCACGGTGGAATTCCCGGGATTGATCCGGGAGTTGTCGCAGGAACCTCCGGAAAGCCCGTTTTACAAGATGCTGAGGGAGTCCACGAGAAAAAAGATCGGGGATCTTCCAGGGAAAAACCCTCCCGGGGAGGTACGGGGCGCCATTGTCGAGGACTTCAACGGGGCGCTGGCGGACAGCCTTTTTGCCGCCGGTTTTCTCGATGGGTCGGGATTCGGAAAGGACGTGCGTTTTTCCCCGGAAGAACGTCGCTATGCCGATTGGTTCTCGCAGTCCTACGCGGGCAGCGGTTTCCGCAAACCGGACGGCGACGTCCGCAGCGGGAATACCCGGGTGCAGCGGGTGTCGGGATACCCGATGTTTTCAACGATCAACAAATTGCTCATCGTGCAAAGATTTCGCAAGTATCTCAAAAGGGACGGTCTGTTCCGGTCCGGCTTTTCGCCTCCCGTGAGGGACGCTTTTGAAAAGGCCGGGTACAAGGTCGACCGGGAGTACACCGACCTGATTCCCTTCGAGGACATGATCGTCTTTTCCTCTCCCTGA
- a CDS encoding methyltransferase domain-containing protein produces the protein MMMNARILRRLLLATIVTSIALPILPAQAKPPLDLAIKRQQFRNEYVRFETVIDALDITAGMTILDIGAGPGYASFLFAGKLHGSGEVFATDIRKDFVGRIADEAKKRGLTNLYSVVVNEKGLDEFYGRHRYDLVFLSNVYHCLEDRIGYFGKLRGFLKPGARLVVVLYNQVPLFSVEDLSDLDSIADSLSDEADDDPFYEHLSAGTRRLLEDRTDREGLAGALVADFNRMLTDPRFYRGFYDNSYFRKDLFDPPERDFANWLLMTLHEDGVPEKAADQIDARAMRGVIKLNRLFFAKRFGDSLARDGMGAYLPAGDANRHTSKYVMLRELDAAGYEFNKEIKLSPFFDAVVLVPKAP, from the coding sequence ATGATGATGAACGCACGGATTCTCCGCAGGCTGCTCCTGGCGACGATCGTGACGTCGATCGCCCTGCCGATCCTGCCCGCGCAGGCAAAACCTCCCTTGGACCTTGCGATCAAACGACAGCAATTCCGCAATGAGTATGTTCGATTCGAGACCGTCATCGACGCCCTCGATATCACCGCGGGAATGACGATCCTCGACATCGGCGCCGGTCCCGGGTACGCCTCGTTCCTGTTCGCCGGGAAGCTTCACGGCAGCGGAGAAGTTTTCGCCACGGATATCCGCAAGGACTTCGTCGGCCGCATCGCCGACGAGGCGAAAAAAAGGGGCCTGACGAACCTGTATTCCGTGGTCGTGAACGAGAAGGGCCTGGACGAATTTTACGGCAGGCATCGATATGACCTGGTGTTCCTGTCGAACGTGTATCATTGCCTGGAGGACCGCATCGGGTATTTCGGCAAGCTGCGCGGATTCCTGAAGCCCGGCGCCCGGTTGGTAGTCGTTCTGTACAACCAGGTTCCCCTGTTTTCCGTGGAGGATCTGTCCGACCTCGACAGCATCGCGGACAGCCTTTCCGACGAGGCGGACGACGATCCGTTCTACGAACATCTCTCGGCCGGGACCAGGCGCCTTCTCGAAGACCGGACCGACCGGGAAGGGTTGGCAGGCGCTCTCGTCGCCGACTTCAATCGAATGCTGACCGATCCCCGGTTTTATCGAGGATTCTACGATAACTCGTATTTCCGGAAAGATCTGTTCGATCCTCCGGAACGCGATTTTGCGAATTGGCTGCTGATGACGCTCCATGAGGATGGAGTTCCTGAAAAGGCTGCGGATCAAATCGACGCCAGGGCGATGCGCGGGGTGATCAAGCTCAACCGGCTGTTTTTCGCCAAGCGGTTCGGAGATTCTCTCGCACGGGACGGCATGGGAGCCTATCTCCCCGCCGGCGATGCCAATCGCCACACGAGCAAATATGTGATGCTCCGGGAACTCGACGCCGCAGGGTATGAATTCAACAAGGAAATCAAGTTGTCGCCATTTTTCGACGCCGTGGTCCTGGTGCCGAAGGCTCCTTGA